Genomic window (bacterium):
TGATGATGAGCATGGCCGGCGTCGCGTGTCGCATCGTGGTCCTCCGTCCCGGATGAACGATTGCCGTGGATCCTCTTCATGGTGCCCCAGCGGAAGAGAAGACACCATCGAATGTTTTCCGGTCCGGGAGGCCGTCTACGGCGGCGAGCCGGGCTCGATGGCCGACTACGCCGCGAGGGGCCGGGGGGCGTGGCGACGATCCGGATCAGGCCGTCGAGTTATCCGCTGTAGGGGGGGCGCCCAGGGATAAGGTATTCCTTCTCGACCCGGATGATGTCGAGGCGTAGCTTCATCAGCCATGAAGACCCTCGTGCTCGAGAAGAACCGCGACCGCTCGGTCCGTCGCCGCCACCCCTGGATCTTCTCCGGCGCCGTGGCCCGGGCGGACGCGGGTCTGGCGTCGGGTGAAACCGTCCTGGTCCGCGCCCACGACGGCGAGGCGCTCGGTCGCGGAGCCTGGTCGCCGCAATCGCAGATGCGCTGCCGCCTGTGGAGCTTCGATCCCGCCGAGGAGATCGACGAGGCCTTCTTCGCCCGCCGCCTGGACGCCGCGCTGGCGGCCCGCGCCGGCCTGACCGGCGCGGACACCGACGCCGTCCGGTTGCTGCACGGCGAGGCCGACGGCCTGCCAGGCGTGGTGGTCGACCGCTACGCCGAAGTGCTGGTTGGGCAGTTCCTCTCCGCCGGCGCCGAGCGGCACAAGGTCCTCCTGGCGGACATGTTGCGGGAACGCACCGGCGCCGTCGCCTTCTGGGAGCGCTCCGACACCGACGCCCGGCGCAAGGAGGGCCTGGAGCCGGCCGTCGGCCCGCTGGCCGGCACCGAGCCGACCGCCCGCGTGGAGATCCGCGAGGCGGGCCTGCGCTACCTGGTGGACGTGCGCGGCGGGCACAAGACCGGCTTCTATCTGGACCAACGCCCCAACCGCCGCGATCTGGGCGGCGCGGTCGCGGGCGCCGAGCTGCTCGACTGCTTCAGCTACACCGGGGGTTTCGCCCTGGCGGCCCTGCGCGGCGGCGCCGCGGCGGTGACCGACGTGGACAGCTCGGCCGAGGCCCTGGCCCAGGCCGCCGAGCACGTGACCCTCAACGGCCTCGACGACGGGCGTTACGCGCAGATCGAAGGCGACGTCTTCAAGGTGCTGCGCGAGCTGCGCGACCGCGCCCGCAGCTTCGACGCCATCGTGCTCGACCCGCCCAAGTTCGCCGATTCGGCCGCGGCGCTGGAGCGCGCCGCCCGCGGCTACAAGGACATCAACCTGCTGGCGCTGAAGCTGCTGCGCCCCGGCGGCCGCCTGTGGACCTTCTCCTGCTCCGCACACATGACCCCGGAGCTCTTTCTCAAGGTCGTGGCCGGCGCCGCCGTCGACGCGGGACGTACCGCCGTGCTGGAGCGCGAGCTGCGCCAGGGCGCCGACCATCCCATGCTGCTGACCTTCCCCGAGAGCCTGTATCTGAAGGGGCTGGTGGTGCGGGTGGGGTGAGGGCGGTGATTTTCCGGCCACGCGCCCCCGCGTAACGCCCGCGTAACGCGGCGCATGTATCGTTTCCCTCGAGTAACGGCCACGCTTTCGTCCTGTCTCGTCCGTTTCACCGGAGGGATTCAACCATGCGTACGCGATTCACGCTTCTGCTGGCCGGCGGGCTGACTGCCGTCTTGATCTTCGTGTTGAGCCTGATCGCGGGCTGCGGCGGCGACTCGCCCACCGCGCCCCCGGTCGAGGATCCCCCCTGGGAACCGGTGACCGTGGCGGGCCAGCTGGCCATGCCGGAGGGCTACACCGGCGACGTGTCTGCGCTGACCGTCGCCTGCGGCACCGACAGCGCCGGCGTGGCCGCGGACGGGTCCTTCACCATCGACCTGCTGGACGGCGACGCGCAGCTGGCGGTCGTGGTCGGGCCGGGCGGCGGACCGCTGTTCATGGGCTGGCTCGGCGGCGCCAAGAGCACGCTCGACGCGCGCGCCTCCGCCGAGGCGTTGACCTGGTTCGGCGTCGGCGGCTGGATCATGCCGCCGACGGCCGCCGGCCCCGTGCGGGAATTGATCGCCGGGCTGGGCGAGGCCCTGGATCCGCTGACCGCGGCCGTCGCCGCTGCGATGATCGAGCAGCCGGCGGGCCTGAGCGAGCCCTGCCCCGGGATCCGCGACGCCCTCGACGCGCTGGTCGCCCAGGTGCTGGAGCTGGATCCGCCGGGGGCGACGAACAAGGGCATCGTGATCGAGCCGGGAGAGGAGCGCAGCGGCATCGCCGTGCTGAACACCGGCGGCGCCAACGCGGTGACCCTGAAGAACTCCTACCGGCGCCGCGTGCAGGTCTTCGTCCAGCGCACGGGCTGGCTCGACCAGGGCGACGTCCATCACGATCTGAACGACGCGATCCAGGACTTCGAGATCCCCCCGGTCGCCGGTTACGCCGGCGTCATCAACACCATCGGCGGCTATTTCACGGGCGATGTGGCCTACACGCCGGTGACGATGCCGCCGATCACCCTGGAGAACATCGACAACGCCAAGCGCACCTATTACGAGATCATCACCGGCGGCCTGGCCGGCTTGAATCCTCCCAGCGAGCCCTGGCTGACGAGCAGCCAGCAGGACCAGATCGATTGGGTGGCGCTGAAGAGCCTGGTCTGGGACTTCTTCGTGCCGCTGGTGATGAACGTCGTCGCGACGGCCAACCAGGTCGAACAGCTCGACGGCCTGCTGGGGGTCGAGGATGGACTGGGCGGCGACATCCAGACCTTCGTCGGCTTCTGCATCACGACGGTGCCCGCGATCGTCACACACGCCTCGCAGGGCAACATCGTCGACGCCCTGGCGGAACTGTGGAGCGCCTTGACCGGTACGGGCGATTTCCAGAACTCCGCCTTCGGCCTGGTCCGCAACATCTTCCAGTATCTCGGCGTCGAGGCCGGCTACACGGGCATGGCCATGGAACGGGCGGCCGAGTACCTCGGCCTGGTCGGCTGGATCGACATCGTCGGCAACTACCTGGACAGCGGCGCCGTGGCCACGCACTGCTCGCTGTCGAACCACTCGGAGGTCTGGGAGCTGACGGTGACGTCGCCCCTGCTCACCCTCACGCCCCGGGAGCCCGTGATCCCGCTCGGTTCCCAGGTGGACACCCTGCGCATCAACCTGGTCGACGACACGGGCGGCGACCTCGGCGGCGCGAGTTTCAAGTACCACTGGCACTGCGGCGGCGGACACGGCCGCATCATCAATCCCATACATCCGAGCGCCGGAAGCAACGATTTCGAGACCAGCAGCGACTGGGTGCGCTACGAATCCGACATCGCGCTGGGCGCCGGCGCGGACGAGGTCTACGCGGAGATCTACGTCACGCTGGGCGGTATCGACACCTACGTCGGCGCGGACACCACCGCGGTGACCGTCATCGGGCCGGAGCTGGTGCTGCCCGACTCGCTCTTCACCTGCCCCGGGGGCAATTTTCCCCTCAATCCCACGCTGGATCCCCCGTACGGACCCGACGTCGTGCTGCGGTTCCAGTGGCAGTGCGGCGGCGCCGCGGGCACGCTGAGCGGTCCCGAGGGCCAGACCGGCAGCTGGACGACGACCGGGAACCCCGCGGCCAGCTACAGCGGCGATCCCGCCGGCGGCTTCGACACCATCGTCTGCAGCGTCGCCATCGAGACCGACGGCGGCACCTTCGCCACCGTGGCCGACGCCGCCATCGACGTCGAGGTGGCCGACCAGGAGATGTTCAACGGCGCGACGTACGGCGAATCCCACTACGACCCCGCCCAGAACATCGGCGGCTGGGGCGTGTACGTGCGCTTCACGAAGATTCCCGGCGTGGCGCGCTACCGCGTCCATGGCTACGACTTCTACGACTGGGCCTACTACGGCGACCATTTCGACCGCACCGGACCGCCTTGGCCGACCTACTCGCAGGATCTCGGTGACGAGGTCCTGGTCTTTTTGACCGGCGGCGGCGGCAACGGCGATCCCGCCGACGCCCTCGCCTGGGGTCTGAGCCGCTTCGAGGGGGCGATCTGGGAGATCACGCCGGTCTGTCCCTAGACGCGGCGAGCGGGCTGCGCCCGGCGAGGGGCGCAGCCCGCTCGGGGAAACAGCGGGCACAGTCGGCCGCCTGCTCGCGCCGGACGGTCAGTGCGCCGCCATTCCGCTCCTGAAGAGGAAGAAGGCCGCGGCGCACAGGCAGAGGCCCGCCCACAGGTAGTCGAGCTTGACCTGTTCGCGCAGATACAGCGTGGCGATCGGAACGAACACGCTCAACGAAATGATCTCCTGCAGGATCTTCAACTGACCGATGTTCATCTGCGCGTGCCCGATCCGGTTCGCCGGCACTTGCAGCAGGTACTCGAACAGCGCGATCCCCCAGCTCGCCAGGGCGGCGATGATCCAGGGCTTGTGGCTCAGCTCCTTGAGGTGCGCATACCACGCGAGCGTCATGAATACGTTCGAAGCCGTCAGGAGCAGGACCGTCTTCGCTATCGGAGGCAACACTTCCACGCTCCTACGACATATCGGCCGATCACCGCACGAGCATGATGGACTGCGCCCGGCGATGGCGGCCCGAACACGCCGTGCCCGATGCGCTCCCGGGGCCGCCTCCGCTGATCGTCTCCACTCAGGGCCGGTAGCCCGCCTTCACGCCGCCCCAGGTCGATCGCGTCGTTCCCACCATTCCGGAATCGATCCACGCGGGGTCGGCCGCGTCGGCGCCGGCGTCGCTCCCGAGCTGTCCGTCACGGCCGGGCACGGCACAGGTCGCGACCTGGCCCGATGCGTCCTCGAAGGACCACGCCCCCTGCAGGTGGGCGTGGTCCGGATGCCCGGCATCGATGCGGCGGGTCATCCAGACCCGGATCGCTTCCTGGCCGACGACGTTGTCGAAGATCCGGACCTCGTCGATCGCGCCGTCGAAGGGGAAGGACCCGTTGGGTGTGTTGCCGATCACCAGGTTCGCCGTGGCGTCGATGATCGCGCCCCAGTAGTAGCCGTTCAACTCTGCCTCCCCGTCGACGTACATGACGAGGTCCCCTTCGGCGGAGCCCGCCCACGTCACGGCCACGTGCACCCACTGGCCCAGATGCGCCGAGATGTTGACCATCCCGACGATGCTGCCGTTGGTGATGAACCTGAGCATTCCGGAGGAGTCGACGTCGAGCTCGTAGGCGTTGGCGGCGTCGCGGTCGGAGAGGATCCGCCCGCCGTTGAACGCGTCGCCGCGGATCCAGGCCTCGAGCGTCAGGGGCCCGGTGAGGTTGACGGGGTC
Coding sequences:
- a CDS encoding class I SAM-dependent methyltransferase, with translation MKTLVLEKNRDRSVRRRHPWIFSGAVARADAGLASGETVLVRAHDGEALGRGAWSPQSQMRCRLWSFDPAEEIDEAFFARRLDAALAARAGLTGADTDAVRLLHGEADGLPGVVVDRYAEVLVGQFLSAGAERHKVLLADMLRERTGAVAFWERSDTDARRKEGLEPAVGPLAGTEPTARVEIREAGLRYLVDVRGGHKTGFYLDQRPNRRDLGGAVAGAELLDCFSYTGGFALAALRGGAAAVTDVDSSAEALAQAAEHVTLNGLDDGRYAQIEGDVFKVLRELRDRARSFDAIVLDPPKFADSAAALERAARGYKDINLLALKLLRPGGRLWTFSCSAHMTPELFLKVVAGAAVDAGRTAVLERELRQGADHPMLLTFPESLYLKGLVVRVG
- a CDS encoding LamG domain-containing protein; translation: MRTAIWIGLGAVMVLGVAAGGAWAQSGHALEFDGSDDRVLISDPVNLTGPLTLEAWIRGDAFNGGRILSDRDAANAYELDVDSSGMLRFITNGSIVGMVNISAHLGQWVHVAVTWAGSAEGDLVMYVDGEAELNGYYWGAIIDATANLVIGNTPNGSFPFDGAIDEVRIFDNVVGQEAIRVWMTRRIDAGHPDHAHLQGAWSFEDASGQVATCAVPGRDGQLGSDAGADAADPAWIDSGMVGTTRSTWGGVKAGYRP
- a CDS encoding DMT family protein is translated as MPPIAKTVLLLTASNVFMTLAWYAHLKELSHKPWIIAALASWGIALFEYLLQVPANRIGHAQMNIGQLKILQEIISLSVFVPIATLYLREQVKLDYLWAGLCLCAAAFFLFRSGMAAH